The nucleotide sequence CGACAGATCGAACAATCCGGCGGCGCTGCGCACAGTGTGATGTTCGGTGAGCTCGCTGCCGTAGCGCACCGGCATTTGCCAGCCGGCAAAGTCGGTGAAGCGGGCACCCAGCTCATGGTGCTGCTGCAGCAATGGAGTGGCCGGTGTGGTCCTGCTGGTCGTCATGTCTATTCCCTTGCTGGTCAAAGTACTTGAAGTGAAGCGGATTTCGGCGGCAACGTCGACTCGAAGGCCGCTGGCGACGGGCACGAGCAGACCAGGTTGCGATCGCCGTGTACGCCATCGATGCGCCGCACCGGAGGCCAGTACTTGTCGGTGACCAGCCAGGGCGCCGGGAATGCGGCCACACTGCGCGGGTACGGCAGGTCCCAGGTATCTGCACACACCATTTCGGCGGTGTGCGGGGCTTGGCGCAGTGGGCTGGCCTCCAAGGGCCACTCGCCCCACATGACCAGGTCGATTTCGCCGCGGATGGCGACCATCGCATCGACGAACCGGTCGAGCTCGGCCAGATCTTCGGACTCGGTCGGTTCCACCATCAGCGTGCCGCTTACCGGAAACGCCAGCGTGGGGGCGTGGAATCCGTAGTCGATGAGCCGCTTGGCGACGTCCTCTGCGGTGACTCCGGAGCGGCGGGTCAATTCCCGCAGATCCAGAATGCACTCGTGGGCGACCAATCCGTGTGGACCGGTGTAGAGCACCGGGTAGTGGTCGTTGAGCCTGGCGGCCAGGTAGTTGGCTGACAGCACGGCCGACTTGGTGGCCGTGGCCAGGCCGTCGGGACCCATCAGAGCGATATAGGCCCAGGTGATCGGCAAGATCCCGGCTGATCCGTAGTTCGCCGCCGCCACCGACGAGTCACTGGTGTCCTGGTGCGGGTCGTCCGGCAGGAACGGGGCCAGGTGCGCCCGCACCGCGACCGGGCCCACACCGGGTCCACCCCCGCCGTGCGGAATGCAGAATGTCTTGTGCAGGTTCAGGTGTGAGACGTCGCCGCCGAAATGGCCCGGCCGCGCGATTCCCACCAGCGCGTTGAGGTTGGCGCCGTCGATGTACACCTGGCCGCCCGCCTTGTGCACCAGATCGCACACGGTGGTGACGTCGGGCTCGTAGACACCATGGGTGGACGGGTAGGTGAGCATGATGGCCGCCAGCTCCGCTGAATGGGTGCTGATCTTGGCGCGCAGGTCGGCTAGGTCGATGCTGCCGTCGGCGGCGGTGGCCACCACGACCACCTGCATGCCGGCCAGCACCGCCGAGGCCGCGTTGGTGCCATGAGCCGACTGCGGAATCAGGCAGATTCGGCGTTGCTGCTCGCCGCGGCTGGCGTGGTAGCCGTGAATGGCGAGCAGGCCGGCGAGTTCGCCCTGGGATCCCGCGTTGGGCTGCAGCGAGACGCGGTCGTAGCCGGTGATCTCGGCCAGCCAGCGCTCGAGATCGGCGATCAGCTCCCGATATCCCGTGGTCTGCGCAATCGGGGCGTGCGGGTGGATGGCCGCGAACTCTGGCCAGCTGATCGGGGCCATTTCGACCGCGGAGTTGAGCTTCATGGTGCACGAACCCAGCGGGATCATGGTGCGGTCCAGGGCCAGGTCGCGATCCGAGAGCTTGCGCAGGAACCGCATCATGGCGGTCTCGGAGCGGTGTTCGTGGAATACGCCGTGCTGCAGGTAGGGCGTTGTCCTGAGCAACTCCGAGCCCAGGGGGGATCGGCTCGGCGCGATGCGTTCGACATCGAAGGCCTTGAGCACCAAAGTGATGACCTCGGTGGTGGTGGTCTCGTCGCAGCTGATTCCGACATGGTCAGAACCCGCACGTCGCAGATTGATGCCGAGGCTTTCCGCGCGTGCGATCAATTCGCCGGCGCGGCCTGGGACTTCGACCAGCACGGTGTCGAAGAACTGGTCATGGGCCACGGTGTAGCCGTGGTGGCGCAGGCTGGCCGCAATCGACACAGCATGGGCGTGAACTCGAGAAGCGATGTCGCGCAGCCCCTCCGGTCCGTGATAGACGGCGTACATCGCGGCGACGTTGGCCAGCAGTGCCTGGGCGGTGCAGATGTTGCTGGTGGCCTTGTCGCGGCGGATGTGCTGTTCGCGCGTCTGCAGGGCAAGTCGGTAGGCCGGTGCGCCGTTGACGTCCTTGGACACCCCGACCAGCCGGCCCGGCAGTGCCCGCTCCAGCCCGCTCCGGACCGCCATGTACCCGGCGTGGGGCCCGCCGAAGAACAGCGGAACACCGAATCTCTGGGCCGAGCCCACCGCGATGTCGGCGCCGAGTTCCCCTGGCGGGGTCAACAGGGTCAGCGACAGCAGGTCCGCGGCGACGGTGGTCATGGCGCCCCGGGCTTTCGCGGTGGCGATCAACCGGCCCAGGTGCCGTACCGCGCCGCTGGCGCCGGGTGCTTGCAGCACGATGCCGAAGAAGTCGCCCTCGGGCAGCTTCTTTTCGATGTCAACGAGTTCGATGTCGATGCCCACCGCTGCCGCACGGGTCCGAAGCACCGACAGGGTCTGGGTGAAGCAGTCGCTGTCGACCAACAGTCGTGCAGACGGGCTCTTGCTGGACCGCCGCATCAGCAGCATCGCTTCCACGACCGCTGTCGCCTCGTCGAGCAACGACGCGCCGGCCAGTGGCAGCCCGGTGAGGTCCTCGATCATGGTCTGGAAGGTCAGCAGCGCCTCGAGACGGCCCTGCGAGATCTCGGGCTGATAAGGGGTATACGCCGTGTACCAGGCCGGCGATTCGATGAGGTTGCGGCGCAGCACTTCTGGTGTCACACACGGCGAGTAGCCCTGGCCGATCATGGACACCCGGATCGTGTTGCGTTCGGCCATCGAGGCCAGATCAGTGAGCACCTGCTGTTCGGTTCGAGCCGCGGGCAGGGCCATCGGCGCGGTGTTTCGGATCCGCGCCGGCACGGCAGCATCGATGAGGTCATCGAGGCTGGGGTAGCCGACCGTGGCGAGCATGTGCGCAATCGCCGCGGGATCGGGGCCGATGTGACGGGGCACGAAACTGGAAGCGACAGCGCGACCGCCGTGCAGTTGTTCATATGTTTCAGACAAGGGGCAACTCCGGTTTCCGTGGGCCCGGATCGCACCGGGCTGGTTGCTCCCTCCCCGCTCTGTCCTGAAACCTGAGAGTCTGTGGCGCCGCCATTACAGCGACGTCGTACACCTTCGGTAAGGCACGGTCTAGGTGACCGATCCTTGTCTCCAGAGTCGCCTCGGCGATGCGGTACTGGGGCCTGAGAGATTCTCGGGGAGGAGATTGCTCCTACGGCGCCTCGATAGCGAGGTTTCTCCCGCGTCGCGTCAACAGCAATGTTGTTGGCTATTTTGTTGTGACGAGCAGTCAACATACACACCGACTCGTCGTCTTGTCACTCCCCCGATTGGCCACATTTGGCGGTGCCCGGCGGTTGGCCGGACACCGCACGGGCGGGCGGTTGGCTGCAGGCCCGGGGCGACCAAGACCGGACACATTTGACCATCGAGCGTTAAACGCGGATGCGCACAATAATATTCGGGGCCCGCGGCGCCGCATTCGGACCGCTGTTCAGCTGCGAAAACGGCGGCCGGAGCTGCGGTGGGTGCCGGATCGATTGCTGATCCGATCCGCCCGATGTGAACCATCACACACGCGGGGCCCCCGGTCCGGGGCGAAGTCCGCCCCCGCTCATCCGCTCGGGTTCGGGTAGATCGAGGTAGCGCTCCAGGTTGCGGTGCATGTTGATGATCCGCCGTTCCTCGCCGGACAGCACCAGATGGGTGAAGCCGGGCTGATGCAAGCCGCGCTGGACACCCGGGAGCACGCGGATGTCTTGAGTGAGCACGATCCCGGGCTCGGCCTGGTCGGCGGCCATCCGGACGTCTGTCGGCTTGTTACGCGGCGCGTCCGGCGGCATCCGCGTCATCAGAAACATCACCATCTCGCCCTTGTCGGGATCGGCGAAGTGCTCCGGCTGGGGCCGCGAGCACATGATGGTCAGGTGGTCCGCGTTGGCCAGAAACGTCATGTTGGGAAACACGTTGTACTGATGCAGTCGGGTTATCCGATCGGTGTCGGCCCACTCGAGGTCGACACCGCGGGTGGCGGCAAAGGCTCGGGTGCGTGCCGCAATGAGATCCTGAACCGACTGGCCGGGCCGGCGCTCGTCGGCTGGCAACGGCGTGCCTTCGGCCGCGCCCATCAGCGCACCCTGTGTGTAAACGTAAGCGTCCCAGACCTCTTGGTCGCTCAGGGTGCCTTCGAAGCGTGGGCTCGGCACACCGTAGAGCTGGTCCGACTTCCCAGCGTGCCTCCAGATCTGTTGTGGGGCGTGAATATCGTCGACACAGCGCAACAATTCGGGATGCAATGTCTGAATGTGGTAGGTCTCGCTGTAGCCGTCAGCGATGGTCTTCCAATTGGCGTCGACTTCCACGGTGAGCGTGGCGTAGCAGCGAAAATCACTCAGCCCGCACCACGCGATGTCTTCGGGTATCGGGTCCAGGTAATCCATCAATGGCATCGCGGTGACGTCGAGACTGACGAAGACCAGGCCCTCCCAGGTCTCGACCCGCACGGGCAGCAACGGGAAGTCGGGCATGTGCAGCGAGCCGAAACCCTTGCGATTGGGCACTCGCCGCAGTTCTCCGGTCAGATCCCAGGTCCAGCCGTGGTAGCCGCACTTCAGTTCACGCAGGCCCGAACCCGAGCCCGCGCACAGCGAATTGCCCCGATGGCGACACACATTCTGGAATGCGCGCAGCACGCCGTCGCAGTCGTGGACGATCAGTACCGAATAGGGGCCGCAGCGGTACTCGAAGTAGTCGCCCGGCGCGGCGACATGGTCGAGCATGCAGGCGAGCTGCCACACCTTGGGCCACATTCGTTCGATTTCGAGCTGGGCGAACGCGGGGGAGTGGTAGCGCTGCGCGGGCACCAGTGTCGGGGAAGCCGGCGGAACTCCAATCGCGTCCTCGTCGCGAGTGCGGGCGGGATTGCCGGCGGCGGTGCTCATCGCGTCCCGCTAACGCGCTCCGCGCACCAGGCGGCCGGGGCGGGCTCCGGTGTCGACACCGCCACGGCGGGTCACCGCTCCGCTGACGATTGTGGCGGCGTATCCGCTTGCGCCCTGCAATATCCGGTTGCCGCCGGCGGGCAGGTCGTAGGCCATCGCGGCCGGATGCAGCCGCAGCGCTTCGAGGTCGATGACGTTGAGATCGGCCTTCTTGCCGGGCTCGATGGTGCCGCGGTCGGTGAGGCCGAACAGGTGGGCCGTGTCGCGGGCCTGCTTGCGGATCACATATTCCAATGGCAACTTCTCGCCCCGCTTACGATCGCGTGCCCAATGGGTCAGCAAGAAGGTGGGGTAGGAGGCGTCGCAGATCATGCCGCAGTGAGCGCCGCCGTCCGAGAGCCCCAGCACGCCGGCCGGGTGCAGCATCATTTCGCGGATCGCATCGCAGTTGCCGTCTGCGTAATTGAACAGCGGCAACATCAGCATGGCGCTCGCGTTCGATTCGAGCATCAGGTCATAGAGGGTCGCCAGCGGATCCTCGCCGCGGGCTTGGGCTATTGCGGCGACGGTGCGGTCGCGGGTGGGTTCATAGTCGGGTGGATCGCCCAGCGCATAGAGGCGTCCCAGCGAGTACTGAACGAAGGCGGACATGCCGTCGAACAACACGTTCGGGTCGATGGGTAGGTCGTCCTCGGACAGGATCGCGGCTTTCACCGCGGGATCGGCCAGCCGTTGCGCGAGCTCGTCGCGGGTGCAGTCGGCCTTGAGCCGGCGGTAGGTCGGGCGGTGGGTGAAGGCGTGGTGACCTTGGAACCCGATCATCATCCCGAACGGGCGCGCGGCGATCTGCGGGTGCAGGCGGCTGCCCGCCGCGTGCGCGCTGGCCGAGAGCTCCAGCTGCTCGCGCCACAGGTTGGGATCGGCGTCCACCTGGATCAGGGCGAACGATACGGGTCGATCGATCTCACCGGCCAGGCGCCGCATCCATTCCAGTTCCCTTCTCGGCCCGACGATGTCCTCGCCCGCGGCGCCCTGCGGGGCGAGCTCGAAGACGGCCTGTCCGCCGGCGGCCATGGCGCGCCCCAGCCCGAATAGCTCGTCCTCGGCGGCGAAGGTTCCGGGCACCGGTTCGCCGTCCATCGCGCGGTGAGCCAGCGTTCGTGAGGTCGAGAACCCGAGCGCACCGGCCTCGATCGCCTCGGTGACCAGCCGGCCCATCGCCGCGATGTCTTCGGCGGTGGCCGGTTCATTACGGGCGCCGCGTTCACCCATCGTGTATGCGCGCACGGAGCCGTGGGCGATCTGGCTCCCCACGTCGATGGAGAACTTCTGCTTGCCGATCGTGTCGAGGTATTGGGGGTAGCTTTCCCAGCCCCAGGTGATGCCCTCGGTGAGCGCGGTGCCGGGGATGTCCTCGACCCCCTCCATCAGCCTGATCAGCCAGTCCTCGCTGCCGGGGCGAACGGGTGCGAAACCCACCCCACAGTTGCCGGTGACCACGGTCGTCACCCCGTGCCCGCTGGAGGGCTCCAGAGTGCTGTCCCAACTCACCTGACCGTCGTAGTGCGTGTGGATATCGACGAAGCCGGGGGCCACCACCTGACCGGTGGCGTCGATAGTTTCGGCGGACGCACCGCCCAGGCCGGGATCATCGGCGCCCCGCCGGACGACGTCGACGATCTTGCCGTCCTTGATGCCGATGTCGGCCCGGTAGCGTGCGGCCCCGGTGCCGTCAACGACGGTGCCGCCGACGATCTTCAAATCGAACATGAGCCCTCTGAGCCTCTCCCTGGTCGCGCGGCCGCGACGCGAGCCACCGGCCTGCCAACCCGGACCTGGATGGTTATTACGCTACGGCGCGTCGCGTATGTACGACGGTATTCCGCCCGCTCTATTCAGTCAATGATTCGACAGCGTGCAAACGCAGGGGTGCCGGCTCAGCTATCGGAGATGTCGTTGAGCGCGTCGTCCAGTGCGTCATAGAGGGGCAACATGGCGTCGATCCCCATCAGCCTGATCGGCCGGCTGGTGGCCGGACCGTCCGCGACCACCGCGAATCGCGTCGGTGCCACGGCCTGCGCCTTGGCGCTGACCAGGACGGTCATCCCCGCTGAGGCCAGGAAATCGACCTTCGAGAGGTCAACGATCAGTGTTGCGGGCACCTCGATGAGCGAAGTGCGGAGCATCTCGGCCAACCGCGGTGCGGTCAGCATGTCGAGTTCCCCCGACACCGTCACTACGACCGCTTCGCCAACCCGGGATTTTTCGATTCCGAATACTGTGGGTGGCGTTGGGTCGCCAGATTGTTCCACCATTGCTGTATCTCACATCCGTCCCGGTTCGGGACACCGCTCGTTGGCAGACATCCAATGTTTCGGGCCGGGCTGCTATCTCAACCCCGCCGACCGCTTCCGCCGCCAACATGCAGCTCAGTGGCGCACCCCCGGTCTGCACAAATCCTAGGCCACCACCAGATCGGGCGCGCTCGCCGCGCGGGATCCGGCATGCCGACGCCGCAATCGCGCCGGTCGGTTGGCGCTGCCGGGCTCGGGTGGCCTCAACAAAACATGGTCCCCGACGATGCGACGTTGGTAGGTTCTGGGAATGCTCTTCGCGGCGTTGCGCGACATGCAATGGAGAAAGCGCCGCCTGGTCATTGCGATTATCAGCACCGGAATTATCTTCGGGATGACGCTCGTCATGACCGGGCTGGCAAATGGTTTCCGGGTGGAGGCGCAGCACACCGTCGATTCCCTCGGTGTCGACGTTTTCGTGGTCAAAGCCGGCGCGGCCGGGCCGTTTCTGGGCTCGATTCCATTTCCCGACGTTGACGTGGCGCGGGTGGCCGCCGAGCCCGGCGTCGTGGCCGCGGCGCCGCTGGCCAGCATGGGCACGATCATGAAGGAAGGCAAGTCAACCCGAAACGTCACGGCTTTCGGTGCACCGGAGCACGGACCGGGCATGCCCGAGGTATCGGACGGGCGAGCGCCGTCCGAGCCGGATGAGGTCGCGGTATCCAGCACGCTCAATCGGCATATCGATGACACCCTGCAGCTCGGAGCGCACAAGCTGCGGATTGTCGGAATCGTGCCCAACTCCACGGCGCTGGCCAAGATCCCCAACATTTTTCTGACCACCGAGGGCCTGCAGCGGGTGGCCTACAACGGGCAACCGATGATCACGTCGATCGGGGTCGACGGCTCGCCCCGAGAGCTTCCGGAGGGCTACCAGACCTACGATCGGGAGGGCGCGGTCAACGACCTGATACGTCCGCTGAAGGTCGCCGTGAATTCAATTTCGATCGTGGCGGTCTTGCTGTGGATTGTGGCGGTGCTGATCGTCGGATCGGTGGTGTATCTCTCCGCGCTGGAGCGCATGCGCGACTTTGCGGTGTTCAAGGCGATCGGCACGCCAACGCACTCGATCATGGCGGGACTGGCGTTGCAGGCGCTGGTCGTCTCGCTGCTTGCCGCTGTTGTGGGTGTCGTCCTGTCGAAACTGCTAGCTCCGTTGTTCCCGATGATCGTCGCGGTACCTGGCGGGGCCTATCTGGCGCTACCGGTGGTGGCAATCCTGATCGGCCTGCTGGCCAGCGTCGCCGGACTCAAGCGGGTGATGACCGTGGATCCCGCACTCGCGTTTGGAGGTCCTTAGCCGGTGGGCGATCTCAGCATTCAGGACCTGGTAGTCGAGTACTACAGCGGTGGATATGCCCTTCGGCCGATCAATGGTTTGAACCTCGACGTGGAGGCCGGGTCTCTGGTCATCCTGCTCGGTCCGAGTGGATGTGGGAAGACAACGTTGCTGTCTTGCCTGGGCGGCATTCTGCGACCCAAGTCCGGGGCGATCAAGTTCGAGGACATCGATATCACCACGCTCGAAGGTACGGCGCTGGCGAAATATCGGCGAGACAAGGTGGGCATCGTCTTTCAGGCGTTCAACCTGGTGCCGAGCCTGACCGCGCTGGAGAATGTGATGGTTCCGCTGCGTTCGGCCGGGATGTCACGTGCTGCGGCGCGGGCGCGCGCCGAGGAGTTGTTGAAGCGCGTCAACCTCGAGGAGCGGATGAAACACCGGCCCGGGGACCTCAGCGGTGGGCAACAGCAGCGCGTCGCGGTTGCGCGCGCGATCGCGCTGGACCCGCCGCTGATCCTGGCCGATGAACCGACCGCACACCTCGACTTCATCCAGGTAGAGGAAGTGCTGCGGCTGATCCGCGAACTCGCCGATGGTGACCGAGTGGTCGTGGTGGCCACCCACGACAGCAGGATGCT is from Mycobacterium marinum and encodes:
- a CDS encoding STAS domain-containing protein — translated: MVEQSGDPTPPTVFGIEKSRVGEAVVVTVSGELDMLTAPRLAEMLRTSLIEVPATLIVDLSKVDFLASAGMTVLVSAKAQAVAPTRFAVVADGPATSRPIRLMGIDAMLPLYDALDDALNDISDS
- the gcvP gene encoding aminomethyl-transferring glycine dehydrogenase, whose product is MLATVGYPSLDDLIDAAVPARIRNTAPMALPAARTEQQVLTDLASMAERNTIRVSMIGQGYSPCVTPEVLRRNLIESPAWYTAYTPYQPEISQGRLEALLTFQTMIEDLTGLPLAGASLLDEATAVVEAMLLMRRSSKSPSARLLVDSDCFTQTLSVLRTRAAAVGIDIELVDIEKKLPEGDFFGIVLQAPGASGAVRHLGRLIATAKARGAMTTVAADLLSLTLLTPPGELGADIAVGSAQRFGVPLFFGGPHAGYMAVRSGLERALPGRLVGVSKDVNGAPAYRLALQTREQHIRRDKATSNICTAQALLANVAAMYAVYHGPEGLRDIASRVHAHAVSIAASLRHHGYTVAHDQFFDTVLVEVPGRAGELIARAESLGINLRRAGSDHVGISCDETTTTEVITLVLKAFDVERIAPSRSPLGSELLRTTPYLQHGVFHEHRSETAMMRFLRKLSDRDLALDRTMIPLGSCTMKLNSAVEMAPISWPEFAAIHPHAPIAQTTGYRELIADLERWLAEITGYDRVSLQPNAGSQGELAGLLAIHGYHASRGEQQRRICLIPQSAHGTNAASAVLAGMQVVVVATAADGSIDLADLRAKISTHSAELAAIMLTYPSTHGVYEPDVTTVCDLVHKAGGQVYIDGANLNALVGIARPGHFGGDVSHLNLHKTFCIPHGGGGPGVGPVAVRAHLAPFLPDDPHQDTSDSSVAAANYGSAGILPITWAYIALMGPDGLATATKSAVLSANYLAARLNDHYPVLYTGPHGLVAHECILDLRELTRRSGVTAEDVAKRLIDYGFHAPTLAFPVSGTLMVEPTESEDLAELDRFVDAMVAIRGEIDLVMWGEWPLEASPLRQAPHTAEMVCADTWDLPYPRSVAAFPAPWLVTDKYWPPVRRIDGVHGDRNLVCSCPSPAAFESTLPPKSASLQVL
- a CDS encoding ABC transporter permease is translated as MLFAALRDMQWRKRRLVIAIISTGIIFGMTLVMTGLANGFRVEAQHTVDSLGVDVFVVKAGAAGPFLGSIPFPDVDVARVAAEPGVVAAAPLASMGTIMKEGKSTRNVTAFGAPEHGPGMPEVSDGRAPSEPDEVAVSSTLNRHIDDTLQLGAHKLRIVGIVPNSTALAKIPNIFLTTEGLQRVAYNGQPMITSIGVDGSPRELPEGYQTYDREGAVNDLIRPLKVAVNSISIVAVLLWIVAVLIVGSVVYLSALERMRDFAVFKAIGTPTHSIMAGLALQALVVSLLAAVVGVVLSKLLAPLFPMIVAVPGGAYLALPVVAILIGLLASVAGLKRVMTVDPALAFGGP
- a CDS encoding aromatic ring-hydroxylating oxygenase subunit alpha; this encodes MSTAAGNPARTRDEDAIGVPPASPTLVPAQRYHSPAFAQLEIERMWPKVWQLACMLDHVAAPGDYFEYRCGPYSVLIVHDCDGVLRAFQNVCRHRGNSLCAGSGSGLRELKCGYHGWTWDLTGELRRVPNRKGFGSLHMPDFPLLPVRVETWEGLVFVSLDVTAMPLMDYLDPIPEDIAWCGLSDFRCYATLTVEVDANWKTIADGYSETYHIQTLHPELLRCVDDIHAPQQIWRHAGKSDQLYGVPSPRFEGTLSDQEVWDAYVYTQGALMGAAEGTPLPADERRPGQSVQDLIAARTRAFAATRGVDLEWADTDRITRLHQYNVFPNMTFLANADHLTIMCSRPQPEHFADPDKGEMVMFLMTRMPPDAPRNKPTDVRMAADQAEPGIVLTQDIRVLPGVQRGLHQPGFTHLVLSGEERRIINMHRNLERYLDLPEPERMSGGGLRPGPGAPRV
- a CDS encoding ATP-binding cassette domain-containing protein, which translates into the protein MGDLSIQDLVVEYYSGGYALRPINGLNLDVEAGSLVILLGPSGCGKTTLLSCLGGILRPKSGAIKFEDIDITTLEGTALAKYRRDKVGIVFQAFNLVPSLTALENVMVPLRSAGMSRAAARARAEELLKRVNLEERMKHRPGDLSGGQQQRVAVARAIALDPPLILADEPTAHLDFIQVEEVLRLIRELADGDRVVVVATHDSRMLPMADRVVELTPDFAETNRPPEVVELKSGDVLFEQSTMGDLIYVVSAGEFEIVHELADGGEELVKVAGPGEYFGEMGVLFHMPRSATVRARTDATAVGYTAQAFRERLGIGGMRDLIEHRELSSD
- a CDS encoding N-acyl-D-amino-acid deacylase family protein — its product is MFDLKIVGGTVVDGTGAARYRADIGIKDGKIVDVVRRGADDPGLGGASAETIDATGQVVAPGFVDIHTHYDGQVSWDSTLEPSSGHGVTTVVTGNCGVGFAPVRPGSEDWLIRLMEGVEDIPGTALTEGITWGWESYPQYLDTIGKQKFSIDVGSQIAHGSVRAYTMGERGARNEPATAEDIAAMGRLVTEAIEAGALGFSTSRTLAHRAMDGEPVPGTFAAEDELFGLGRAMAAGGQAVFELAPQGAAGEDIVGPRRELEWMRRLAGEIDRPVSFALIQVDADPNLWREQLELSASAHAAGSRLHPQIAARPFGMMIGFQGHHAFTHRPTYRRLKADCTRDELAQRLADPAVKAAILSEDDLPIDPNVLFDGMSAFVQYSLGRLYALGDPPDYEPTRDRTVAAIAQARGEDPLATLYDLMLESNASAMLMLPLFNYADGNCDAIREMMLHPAGVLGLSDGGAHCGMICDASYPTFLLTHWARDRKRGEKLPLEYVIRKQARDTAHLFGLTDRGTIEPGKKADLNVIDLEALRLHPAAMAYDLPAGGNRILQGASGYAATIVSGAVTRRGGVDTGARPGRLVRGAR